From Oncorhynchus nerka isolate Pitt River unplaced genomic scaffold, Oner_Uvic_2.0 unplaced_scaffold_2459, whole genome shotgun sequence, the proteins below share one genomic window:
- the LOC135567176 gene encoding ubiquitin carboxyl-terminal hydrolase 32-like: MGGLSGTAPTIIGDTDQRARLLGEWVASAESHPQSDTLTKPQGCWENGWPPAGIAPTIIELSDPARDEDHTLEGLKIQDEQHLVIEVRNKDMSWPEEMSFIANSSTMDQHKVATEKGATGLSNLGNTCFMNSSIQCVSNTTPLTDYFISGRHLYELNRTNPIGMRGHMAKCYGDLLMELWSGTQRNVAPLKLRWTIAKYAPRFNGFQQQDSQELLAFLLDGLHEDLNRVHEKPYVELKDSNGRPDWEVASEVRVQSTNQSNMYTHPHRHLHTAY; the protein is encoded by the exons ATGGGTGGCCTCAGCGGGACCGCACCCACAATCATTGGTGACACTGACCAAAGAGCAAGGCTGCTGGGAGAATGGGTGGCCTCAGCGGAATCGCACCCACAATCAGACACACTGACCAAACCGCAAGGCTGCTGGGAGAATGGGTGGCCTCCAGCGGGAATCGCACCCACAATCATTG AACTGTCTGACCCTGCTCGTGACGAGGACCACACTCTGGAGGGCCTGAAGATCCAGGACGAGCAGCACTTAGTTATCGAAG TTCGGAACAAAGACATGAGCTGGCCAGAAGAGATGTCCTTCATCGCTAACAGCAGTACAATGGACCAACATAAAG TTGCTACGGAGAAGGGTGCCACGGGCCTCAGTAACCTCGGCAACACGTGCTTTATGAACTCTAGTATCCAGTGTGTGAGCAACACCACGCCTCTCACTGACTACTTCATCTCAGGAAGACACCTCTATGAACTCAACAG AACCAACCCCATCGGGATGCGAGGTCACATGGCTAAATGCTACGGAGACCTGCTGATGGAGCTGTGGAGTGGAACACAGAGGAACGTTGCTCCTCTCAAACTCAGG TGGACGATAGCAAAGTACGCCCCGCGGTTCAATGGCTTCCAGCAGCAGGACAGTCAGGAGCTCCTGGCCTTCCTATTGGACGGGCTCCATGAGGACCTGAACAGGGTGCATGAGAAACCCTACGTAGAGCTGAAGGACAGCAACGGACGACCCGACTGGGAGGTCGCATCAGAGGTCAGAGTTCAATCAACAAACCAATCAAACatgtacacacacccacacaggcaTCTACACACAGCCTATTAA